The genomic DNA TTATGATCTCTTTCTAAATCTCTTAACAATCTTAAGTGAATTGGATTTAAATGATAGACACCATGAATTACTATAGTCTTATATGACTTACATTCAGTAGTAGCTAGATTACGAACATACTCTAGTTCTTTTGATGAGTATCCAATTTTATCAAGCAAATCATCTTTAGAATTAAATTTCCAATATTCTAAAGTCTTATCTGATATATTAAATAATCCATGCTGGTCAAACAGTTCATCAAATATTTCAAAAATATGACCTTCATCATAATTATGATTTAAACTCTTTTCTTCTGTATTCTTAACAATATCACTAATTTCTTTTATCACACATTTATGAATTACTTCACTTAACTTTGATTTAACCCATAATGTATCTATCCACTCAGGTTTCCAATAATTTTTGTTTCCATCAATGTATATTTGTTCTAAAAGTCTTTTCAGTATCTTTTCTTTAAAAACTTCTTGAATATCATTAATTGCTGAAAATTTATTAAATATGTTCTTATTGTAATAATCTTTTAAGAGCAAATCTTCAGTTTCAATCAAATATTTACAAGAATCTAGTATAGATTTTTTATTTTTTACAAAAGCTTGTCTTAAACCCTCTGTACTTGAATCATTAAGTTCATTAATTAATTTAGATATATCTTTATATCGCTCTATATCACTATGAGATTTAAGCCAATTTGGATAAAGTTCTTTTATCAATAAATCTATAGTAGAAATGCATGGAAAAGTATTTCTACCATAAAATTTTCTCATTCCTATTGCTAGTACTTCAGAGGAACAAAAATGAGGTGCTCCTTCTATTTCATTCCAGAAGATTGCATCTTTCAATTGTACAGAATTTTTATATGTATAGATTTTCATATTATTTTCCTCCACCTTACATTAGATAATGTGCCCAACAATTTTTTTTAGAAGTATTATTTTTTTCAAATCTTTCTTCATCCACCATAAAGTAAAAAAATTTTTTTGAACGTGTTAATGCAACATATAAAATTCTTAATTCTTCTGATTGTATAGTTTCATTTTTCTTATTATTTTCACAATCAAAATTGGTTGATTCATAAATTAGACACTTTCCATCAGCTTCTTTTAATTGCATATAGATCTCATTTGTATCTTCTCTATAAATAAATTGTGTTGATCCTCTTGACTCTGTTATATCATTCATTGTAAATGGCATGATTACTGTATGATACTGAAGACCTTTAGATTTATGTACTGTTGTACATAATACACTTATTTTTTCTCCAAAAAAATTATTTTTAGGCAAATCAATATCAATATCTTGCATTGCAAAAATACCAATAGTTAAAATTTGATGTATCTTATTAAGTGTTAAATAGTCTGTTTTATTATCATCTATTAATTTTTGAAATAACTGAAATAAATTTTGACGATACTCATTTCTAGCTTCAATGAGCTTATTCTGGTTACATATATCATTAAAATCAACAGTTTTATATCTTTCTGGTACATAGTGTTCCCATGGTTTAATTTCATTAACAATCATTCGAAGGATCTTTAAACTTGGGCTATTCTTTAAATTTGGATGTTTTTTCCCATAATTATATAATACATCATAATATTTTCGTAAAGATACATGATTATTTCCAGACCTAATTATTTCAAAGGTTTCAACATCCATTTTTTCATAAGCTTGATATAGCTTTATTTTCGATTCTTTAATTCTGAAATCACTATAAGGAGTTTCTAAAATACTATATCGTTTAGCACCATCTTCTGTATCCATCAAAAACTCAACTAATTTATAAAAATCAATAACAGCATCAGTATTATAAAATAATCCACCATTATCAAATTTAATTTCATATTCTTTATTCTCTCCAAACAAAGCACGTATTTGATCAACCTCATAATTATTTCTTGTTAAAATAGCAATTTGTCCATCTTCATTATTTTTTTTCATTCTTTTAACACAATTATCTACGAGTTCTATTAAGTTATTTTCACTATATTTAAATTGTTCATAACACCCTGAATAAATTCTTCCAATTCCTTTTTGAGCTACTAATTTATCTTTATTTTGATAAGGGAAAAAATCATTTGGCATTTTAGAAAACACTTCATTTATTTTTTTTACTAAGGGTTCCTCTGTTCTATAATTTTTTCTTAGAAAACATGATATCCAATTTCTTTGTTGAAAGTTAGTATCTACACATGTAAGTTCTAAAAATGAAGTTCTTTCTGCTCCTCTGAATCCATAAATACACTGTTTTTCATCTCCAACAACAAAAAGTGCAATATTGAAATAGTCCGCAAAAAATCTTATTAATTGTATCTGTTTATTATCTGTATCTTGAAATTCATCTATAAACAAGTATTTTTCATAATTTTCTTTAGTATTATTAACACAACTAGTTTTTATCAATTTATTTTTGACCTTCTCTAATTGAATAACTAATTCATTCATCGAAATAAAGTTTTGACTACAATTAAAACTATCATATTCACTATTTGTAGAAATAAGTACAGACTCTATAAAATTTTTCATACGAATAGTTCCCTTCCCTACATCAGGTCCCACAATAGAAGCATGTTTTATTTTATCAAATTGAATCTTTCGATTAATAAGAAACGAACGCAAAGCAAGAATATGATTAGCAATTTCATAAATATTTATATTATGGAAATCATCTATAATTTCCTTAGTTATCTCATCATTAATATATTTTCTTAAAATATTCTCTAATTCAAACTTTCCGCTTTTTAATGAGAAACTATTAGAAAGACCTAATAAATGAGCAAATTTAGATAAAATATATTTTGTAAATGAATCTATTGTTTTAATTTTCATTCTACCTAATTGTTCTAATAAATCCATATATACTTTATTATGTGTTAACTCAAAGTACTGCATAAAATGTTTCATTAATCGTTCCTTCATCTCATCTGTTGAATTATTAGTAAATGTTATCATAGAGATTAGATCACTAATAGATTCCTTAGAGTTTCTATAAATAATCTCCATATGTGCAACAAATGAAACTCGATCAACCATAGTATATGTCTTTCCTGTACCAGCACTTGCAGTTACAACAATGTTTTGACGAAGAGGTGAATGTTCAACTATATACTGATCAAAATTAAATGAAGTAAAATTATCTGCAATACATAATATATTCCACAAAGCTTGATCTAACAGATCTTTTGGTGTAAATTCTTGTACAATAAAATTGTCAGGTTTTATTTTGACAATCTCTTCTATTCTCTCTCCATTAATAATTTCAATATTATCATGATTACTAAATAGATTGTCAATGCTTGTATCATCATTAGATAAATCTATAAAATACATATTGAATAAAAATAACAGTTCATTTTCCTTATACTTATTTAAAAATCTTTTTTCATATTCTAACAATATTTTTTCTTTCTCATCTCTTGTAAAATTAACTAATATTAGAAACTGCTTTATTCCTTCTTTACGTTCATTACAACAAATCTCCAAAAGTGGTTCTATTTCACAACCTGTCTTAACTATACGTAATTTAGAATAAGGAATAATTTTAGATAGTTTATGTGATTCCGTTAATTCTTCTTGTAAAACAGAAGAAAATTTTATCAATTCCATTTCTTCATCATTAACTTCATTCGATTTGCAAAGTTGATCTACTTCTTCATTAGTATTGTCTATTATAAAATCAATACCCAATTCTTCTTCTCGCTTAAGTTGCTCTTTACATAGATCTACATATTTTTTACGTTCACCTAAAAGAATATACCTTCTCGCAATATTATAATAACTATCATCGAAATCTACTTCACTGCTTATAGAATTAAAAATTATATTAAGTGCATTTATAAAACGATGGTAAAATATATTTTTATTCTTAAACCAATCTTTTGTGATTACAAGTTTTGTTGAATAACAATAATCCAAGTATAATTCCTCATACTCTTTATCTGTCATATTAGGCATTGCTGCCATTCGTCCTATTTTACATATTGGTAAACATATGTTATTCCTTTTTAAAAAACCTGAAAAATCTCTCATCATTGTAAATACATAATCATTTGCTTGTTCTGCTGGATGCCTTTCACCAGTTTTAAATCTTTCATTTTCATACTCTTTCTTTACATGTATAATAAAATTACTTGACATATGATCAATCATTTCTACAGTATAGCCCTTTACTTCTATTATTAATATGCCTCTATTTGGTATAACCATAGCAATATCACATTCTCTTGTCTCAATCTTAAATCTATGTTGTCCTACATAGCAATCATCATTAATAGCTTCTTCTATCCATTCACATACCTTACCTTCAGCGCTATTTCCCTGGTATAAATCTTCATATATACGGTCCTCTTGATTAGGTTCAATCTTTCCCATTTGATATCCTCCCTAGATATAAGTTTATTAAGAATTTAATATTGCATCCTTAATTGCTTATACTATTATCTTTCTAGTATAATTAATATCTTCATATTTAATTTTTACTTGATTATACTTATTTAGTAAATCTTTTTATACACATTAATTTGTATTATTTTTTATAATAAACATATATTATTATTTAATCTTCTATACATATTTAAATTTACCACTATTATGATATATAGAATTCTATAAGTTCTAACTATGATAAGGAATATTAAAATAAGACATCTTTAAGCATTTTGATATTAAGTTTAATATAATTTTATCTCTTCAAATATTTATTCAGGTCCTTATATAATATGTTTATTTATAAAATTAGACATATACTTTTAAAAACCTTTATTTTATGCTATTATTTTACTTAAAAAACAAGTACATAGATTAATATATTTACTACTTTAATATAAACATGCTATATATAACTTCTAAAATGATACTATCTAATACCCACTCTACTAATACACATTTTTTATTCCCATCTAGTAAAACCTTTTCTAACAATTTATTAATCTCTCTAATCACTTTGCAATATCCTACATAACTTATCTTTTTCTAAAATATCTCTATGCATATGTACTTAATTGAGCAAATTGAACAACTGATATATTAAATTTTAAAGTAATATTTTTTACTTGCTCTGATAAGTCAGCAAATTTAGTTTCTCCTATTTCTTTAGCTTCATAATCCAAAATTTGCAAATAATCAATTATTACTAAACTAGATTTAATACTCTTTATTTCTCGCTTTATCCCTGATATTGTATTTACAGAGTCATTTATATAAAGATTATTTTCTTGATTTATTATACTTAAAACTTGTATATATTTGACTATTTCATCATCATCTAAGTTTTTATTCTTCATTTTTACAATTGATATTCCAGTTAGTGATGCTATATTTCTAAACAAAATCTGTATATTACTCATTTCTCTACTTATAAAAAATACTTTCTTACCTTGAAGTATTACATTTCTAAGTATTTGTAAAGCTAATGCTATTTTTCCTCTTCTACTTTTAACTGCTATTGGAGTTAGTTCACCACCATATAAACCTCCTATAATATTCTCTAGGAACTTTATTCTAGTCTTAGCACCTTCATTTATTTCATCATTTATATTATTCAAATGCTCTCTCTGATATAGCCGTTATACTTGAATCCTTTTTTATTAATTTCTGATTAGTTTTATTTATATCATTTTCTAACTGATATATAAGAGTATTATCACCTTTTCTAGTTTACATTTGTAAACTTTATATTTTAATTATAATGTCCATATATGTATATACCCAATAAAAATATATTATTCTTCTGTTCTCATTTGTGTACTTTTAGGATATACTTTATACGAGGTGATAATATTGCAAATTGGAAAAAACTTAAAAAAGATAAGAAAACAAAAAGAACTAACACAGATTCAACTTGCTGAAATTAGTGACATCTCAAGAAATGCTCTAATAAATTATGAAAATGATAAAAGAATACCTAATATAGATACCTTATCAAAACTCGCTAAAGCTTTGAAAATTGAAAAGACTATCTTTTATTTTGATATTGAAAATGAAGTAATTACTAATGAAGATGTTTTATACTTTTTACAGTCTTTATTCCCAGAAGAATACTATTCTTTTGATGAATTTTTAAATGCTATTTCAAATCTTATGGAAGATGATGATATTAGAATTACCTCAAGTTTATTGCTAGGTGCTTGGTCTGATAAAGACCAATATTATAAACTTGGTGAAAAATTAGAACTAAATGAAAATCAAGTTTATAATTGGATACTTTCAGATTGTATATCTAATACTGAATTAGATTTTTCATTACATCCTGATGACATAAAAGAAATTATTAAAAATGATGTTCTTACAAAACAATCAATTGATGAATTATTAGATATTGGTCTATCAGAAGAAAATATAGAAACAATCTATGATTACTTTAGTGACTCAACAGATAATGGAAGTAATATTCGACTAAAAAAATTAATATCTCAAAAAGAAAATATTACTATTAAAAATAATGATTACTTTAAATTATTACAAGAAAATAACGAATTAAAGGAAAAAAATGAAAAGCTTGAAAATACACTTAAAGAAATAAAAAAACTACTAACTAAAATATAAAATAATATCAATACTATCTAAAGCAATGATAAAAAACTATGAATGGAGTTACAATTATGAATAAATCATATATGCTAAAATACACATATAAATGCCCTACTAATTTATTTCATGGAGATAAAAAATATACTCTGATATACATTAAAAGAATTATGAGTAAGTTAGTATATAACATAGATAATCTAGAAAATAACTCCTTTATATGTGTAAAAATATAATCATTGTTTGATGATATATTTAAGGTGGAATTATAATAAATAATACAATTGGAGAAAAGATTAAACAATATAGGAAATCGATAAATATGTCAAGGAATGAACTAACCAACAAGATTGGTTGTTCAGTTCATGCTATAGCTAAATATGAGCAAAATCAAAGAATACCTAGTTTAGATATGATAAGAAAAATAGCTACTGCTTTATCAATTGCTATAAATAAACTCATTGTTGAAGAAAATGATTTAGATACTTTAACAAATAATAATATTAATTTAAAAGTATTTGATAAAGAGTTGGATTTAGTAATTCACATATTAGAAAATTATGGTTATGATATAAAAACAGACTATAAAAAAAGTTTGAAATTACAGATAATGCAGATACAATAAAACCAATTAACCTAAACTTCTCTGACTTCAAAGACTTCTCCAAAAATCTAAATTGGGTGATAAATGGTCTTGTTGAAAATTTTATACAAGAAAACTCTAATGGTCTTATTGAAGATGAGGATGAAGAATATTAGTATTGCATATTTTCAAAATATAGGTTTACCTATTAACTTTTATACATTCATAGTTAATAAATAAAAATTAGATATGAAAGGAGCTAAAATCATGAATAAATCATATATACCAAAATACACACATAAATTCCCTACTAATCTACCTCATGGAGATAAAAAATATACTTTAACATACATTAGAAGAATGATAAGTGAATTTGTATATGATATGGGTAACCTAGAAAATAACCCCTTCACATTCCCAGAAGTACAAACATTACTTGATGGTATAACAGTAGGTGGACATAAATTAAGTGACCAAAATCAAATACTAAATATAAAATCATCATGGGATTATGTAATAAAATTAAGTAACAAAGAAAAATTATCTTTAAATAAAGATACAATTTGCTCTATACATAAAATAGTTGCAAAAGATGAAGCTCTAATCGTTGGAGATTTCAGAAATGGTAATATAGGTATAGCTGGTACTACCCAATATGAGTGCATAGAACCCACTCTATTAAATGATTTATTTGTAAATGACATAAATATCATAAATAAAATAACTAACCCCTTAGAAAAGGCTATAATAATAAATTTATGGTTGTCCTATTGTCAATTCTTCTATGATGGCAACAAAAGAACTGCTAGACTTACCTCAAACCTAATACTTATAAGTAATGATATAGGAGTTCTATCAATACCAGCTAAACATAAACAAGAATACAACACATTAATGCTAAACTTCTATGAAACACTAGAAGGTGATGAAGTTATAAAATTCTTATTAGAGAAATGTATTACATTCTTTGATGAATATAACTATAAATCATATAAGGAGCTGTTTAAAAATGGCAACTAAAATAGCTAATGGAGAAGGCTCTATCGGAAAATATAAAGATGGTTGGCGTTCCCGTATAATGATTGGTTACAATGAAGATGGGAAACCAATAAGAAAAGAATTTTATGGTAAGACTCAAAAAGAAGTTAAAGATAAATTAGATGCTTATAAAAAACAATATTATTTAAGCTCTGATATTTCAGATGATAAAATAACTTTAGAGCATTGGTTTTACAATTGGTTATTTAAATATAGAATAAAAGATTTAAAACCTAAGTCATTTGAGAGATATGAAAGCATCTATCGCAATTATATTAAAGATACTGATTTAGTCAATGTTAAATTAAATGACTTAAGAGTATCTCACATACAAAAATATTACAATAGATTGCTTGATTCCAATAAAAGTATACCTACTATAAGGCAAATAAACACTAAACTGAAAACCTGCTTATCAGAAGCTGAAAAACAAGGTCTTATACAACGTAATTATTGTACTATGGTAAATATACCAGTTGAGAAAAAGGAAAATAAGATTGAAATATTGACTCTTGAACAACAAAAGAGTTTTATAAAAGCTATAGATGGACATAAATTAGAGGTATTATTTTTACTTGCTCTTGGTACTGGACTTAGATTAGGAGAATTATTAGGACTTAAATGGTTTGACATTAATTTTAAGAATTCTAATTTAACAGTTAAAAGAACGCTTCAAAGAACATATTTTATAGATAAAAATGGAGATAGAGAGCTTAAAGTATTAGAGCAAGAGCCAAAGACATCAAATTCTTACAGAACTGTACCTATTCCAAAGAATATCTTAAATAAATTGAAAGAACATAAAGTAAGTCAAAATACAGATATATTAAAGGCTGGAGAATTATATAGAAATGATAATTATGTATTTTGCAATAAATTAGGTGTCCCTATAGATGATAAAAGACCTTTAAGGAATCTAAAATCTATATTAAACAGTCTAGATATAGAGCCTATAAAGTTTCATGGTCTTAGGAAAACTTATGCGACTAGACTTTTTGAGAATAATGTCCCTCC from Clostridioides difficile ATCC 9689 = DSM 1296 includes the following:
- a CDS encoding UvrD-helicase domain-containing protein, with amino-acid sequence MGKIEPNQEDRIYEDLYQGNSAEGKVCEWIEEAINDDCYVGQHRFKIETRECDIAMVIPNRGILIIEVKGYTVEMIDHMSSNFIIHVKKEYENERFKTGERHPAEQANDYVFTMMRDFSGFLKRNNICLPICKIGRMAAMPNMTDKEYEELYLDYCYSTKLVITKDWFKNKNIFYHRFINALNIIFNSISSEVDFDDSYYNIARRYILLGERKKYVDLCKEQLKREEELGIDFIIDNTNEEVDQLCKSNEVNDEEMELIKFSSVLQEELTESHKLSKIIPYSKLRIVKTGCEIEPLLEICCNERKEGIKQFLILVNFTRDEKEKILLEYEKRFLNKYKENELLFLFNMYFIDLSNDDTSIDNLFSNHDNIEIINGERIEEIVKIKPDNFIVQEFTPKDLLDQALWNILCIADNFTSFNFDQYIVEHSPLRQNIVVTASAGTGKTYTMVDRVSFVAHMEIIYRNSKESISDLISMITFTNNSTDEMKERLMKHFMQYFELTHNKVYMDLLEQLGRMKIKTIDSFTKYILSKFAHLLGLSNSFSLKSGKFELENILRKYINDEITKEIIDDFHNINIYEIANHILALRSFLINRKIQFDKIKHASIVGPDVGKGTIRMKNFIESVLISTNSEYDSFNCSQNFISMNELVIQLEKVKNKLIKTSCVNNTKENYEKYLFIDEFQDTDNKQIQLIRFFADYFNIALFVVGDEKQCIYGFRGAERTSFLELTCVDTNFQQRNWISCFLRKNYRTEEPLVKKINEVFSKMPNDFFPYQNKDKLVAQKGIGRIYSGCYEQFKYSENNLIELVDNCVKRMKKNNEDGQIAILTRNNYEVDQIRALFGENKEYEIKFDNGGLFYNTDAVIDFYKLVEFLMDTEDGAKRYSILETPYSDFRIKESKIKLYQAYEKMDVETFEIIRSGNNHVSLRKYYDVLYNYGKKHPNLKNSPSLKILRMIVNEIKPWEHYVPERYKTVDFNDICNQNKLIEARNEYRQNLFQLFQKLIDDNKTDYLTLNKIHQILTIGIFAMQDIDIDLPKNNFFGEKISVLCTTVHKSKGLQYHTVIMPFTMNDITESRGSTQFIYREDTNEIYMQLKEADGKCLIYESTNFDCENNKKNETIQSEELRILYVALTRSKKFFYFMVDEERFEKNNTSKKNCWAHYLM
- a CDS encoding DnaB-like helicase C-terminal domain-containing protein produces the protein MNNINDEINEGAKTRIKFLENIIGGLYGGELTPIAVKSRRGKIALALQILRNVILQGKKVFFISREMSNIQILFRNIASLTGISIVKMKNKNLDDDEIVKYIQVLSIINQENNLYINDSVNTISGIKREIKSIKSSLVIIDYLQILDYEAKEIGETKFADLSEQVKNITLKFNISVVQFAQLSTYA
- a CDS encoding helix-turn-helix domain-containing protein is translated as MIILQIGKNLKKIRKQKELTQIQLAEISDISRNALINYENDKRIPNIDTLSKLAKALKIEKTIFYFDIENEVITNEDVLYFLQSLFPEEYYSFDEFLNAISNLMEDDDIRITSSLLLGAWSDKDQYYKLGEKLELNENQVYNWILSDCISNTELDFSLHPDDIKEIIKNDVLTKQSIDELLDIGLSEENIETIYDYFSDSTDNGSNIRLKKLISQKENITIKNNDYFKLLQENNELKEKNEKLENTLKEIKKLLTKI
- a CDS encoding helix-turn-helix domain-containing protein, which encodes MSRNELTNKIGCSVHAIAKYEQNQRIPSLDMIRKIATALSIAINKLIVEENDLDTLTNNNINLKVFDKELDLVIHILENYGYDIKTDYKKSLKLQIMQIQ
- a CDS encoding Fic family protein; protein product: MNKSYIPKYTHKFPTNLPHGDKKYTLTYIRRMISEFVYDMGNLENNPFTFPEVQTLLDGITVGGHKLSDQNQILNIKSSWDYVIKLSNKEKLSLNKDTICSIHKIVAKDEALIVGDFRNGNIGIAGTTQYECIEPTLLNDLFVNDINIINKITNPLEKAIIINLWLSYCQFFYDGNKRTARLTSNLILISNDIGVLSIPAKHKQEYNTLMLNFYETLEGDEVIKFLLEKCITFFDEYNYKSYKELFKNGN
- a CDS encoding tyrosine-type recombinase/integrase, with protein sequence MATKIANGEGSIGKYKDGWRSRIMIGYNEDGKPIRKEFYGKTQKEVKDKLDAYKKQYYLSSDISDDKITLEHWFYNWLFKYRIKDLKPKSFERYESIYRNYIKDTDLVNVKLNDLRVSHIQKYYNRLLDSNKSIPTIRQINTKLKTCLSEAEKQGLIQRNYCTMVNIPVEKKENKIEILTLEQQKSFIKAIDGHKLEVLFLLALGTGLRLGELLGLKWFDINFKNSNLTVKRTLQRTYFIDKNGDRELKVLEQEPKTSNSYRTVPIPKNILNKLKEHKVSQNTDILKAGELYRNDNYVFCNKLGVPIDDKRPLRNLKSILNSLDIEPIKFHGLRKTYATRLFENNVPPKAVQVLMGHYDISITLNIYTQVMEDKKVEAVEKLDKIFSL